The following are encoded together in the Lactuca sativa cultivar Salinas chromosome 1, Lsat_Salinas_v11, whole genome shotgun sequence genome:
- the LOC111921407 gene encoding NAD-dependent malic enzyme 62 kDa isoform, mitochondrial: MSNFSRQIRFTSSMIRGLQYRISRSFTTIEGHRPTIIHKQGLDILHDPWFNKGTAFSMTERDRLELRGLLPPNVMSNEQQIERFMADLKRLELNARDGPSDTNSLAKWRILNRLHDRNETMYYKVLIAKIEEYAPVVYTPTVGLVCQKYSGLFRRPRGMYFSAADRGEMMSMVYNWPADQVDMIVVTDGSRILGLGDLGIQGIGISIGKLDLYVAAAGINPQRVLPIMIDVGTNNEALLKDPLYLGLQQHRLDGEEYIAVIDEFMEAVFTRWPHVIVQFEDFQSKWAFKLLQRYRNSYRMFNDDVQGTAGVAIAGLLGAVRAQGKPMIDFPKQKIVVAGAGSAGIGVLNAARKTMARMLGNNELAFESAGSQFWVVDANGLITEERENIDDDAKPFARKTKEIGRQGLREGASLVEVVREVKPDVLLGLSAVGGLFSKEVLEALRGSTSTRPAIFAMSNPTTSAECTPEEAFSIVGDNIIFASGSPFSDVELGNGHIGHCNQGNNMYLFPGIGLGTLLSGSRVVSDGMLQAAAECLAAYMTEEEVLKGIIYPSISSIRDITKQVAAAVITEAIEEDLAEGYREMDARELRKLNKDELLCYVENSMWNPDYPTLIYKKD, from the exons ATGTCGAATTTCTCTCGCCAGATTCGTTTCACCTCGTCCATGATCAGAGGCTTACAGTACAGGATTTCAAGATCTTTCACTACGATTGAAGGCCATCGACCTACCATTATTCATAAGCAAGGTCTCGATATTCTTCATGATCCATGGTTCAACAAG GGAACAGCATTCTCCATGACTGAACGAGATCGTCTTGAACTACGAGGACTTCTACCTCCAAATGTCATGAGCAACGAACAACAAATTGAACGATTTA TGGCAGATCTGAAGAGACTTGAGTTGAATGCAAGAGATGGTCCATCAGATACAAATTCATTAGCCAAGTGGCGAATACTTAACAGGCTACATGACAGAAATGAAACAATGTACTATAAG GTTTTAATAGCTAAAATTGAAGAATATGCTCCTGTAGTATACACTCCTACAGTTGGACTTGTTTGCCAGAAATACAGTGGATTGTTTAGAAGGCCAAGAGGGATGTATTTTAGTGCTGCTGATCGTGGAGAGATGATGTCAATGGTTTATAATTGGCCTGCAGATCAG GTTGATATGATTGTTGTTACGGATGGAAGCAGAATATTGGGTCTTGGTGATCTTGGAATCCAGGGGATTGGAATTTCAATAGGGAAGTTGGATTTATATGTTGCTGCAGCTGGAATAAACCCTCAAAGA GTGCTTCCTATTATGATTGATGTTGGAACCAACAATGAGGCCCTTCTTAAAGAccctttgt atttaggATTGCAACAACATCGTCTTGATGGTGAAGAGTACATTGCTGTTATTGATGAGTTTATGGAGGCTGTGTTCACACGTTGGCCCCACGTGATAGTGCAG tttgaagATTTTCAAAGCAAATGGGCCTTCAAATTACTACAACGATATAGAAATAGCTACAGAATGTTCAATGATGATGTCCAG GGAACAGCTGGAGTTGCAATTGCTGGTCTTCTTGGAGCTGTGAGAGCTCAAGGAAAGCCAATGATTGACTTCCCAAAACAAAAGATTGTTGTTGCTGGTGCCGGAAG TGCAGGGATTGGTGTTCTAAATGCTGCTAGAAAAACAATGGCTAGAATGTTGGGAAACAACGAGTTAGCATTTGAGAGTGCTGGAAGTCAGTTTTGGGTGGTTGATGCTAAC GGTTTGATCACTGAGGAACGTGAAAATATCGATGATGATGCAAAACCATTTGCAAGAAAAACCAAAGAAATTGGGCGCCAGGGTTTGAGAGAAGGAGCAAGTCTTGTAGAAGTG gTGCGTGAAGTAAAACCTGATGTACTCCTTGGATTATCTGCAGTTGGTGGTTTGTTTTCTAAAGAG GTATTAGAAGCACTTAGAGGATCAACCTCAACAAGACCAGCAATATTTGCCATGTCAAATCCCACAACCAgtg CTGAATGCACCCCTGAAGAAGCATTTTCTATTGTGGGCGATAACATTATTTTCGCAAGTGGAAGCCCATTTTCTGATGTGGAACTTG GAAATGGACATATTGGCCATTGCAACCAGGGAAACAATATGTATCTCTTTCCAGG CATTGGCCTCGGTACTCTTCTTTCTGGCTCTAGAGTAGTCTCCGATGGCATGTTACAGGCTGCTGCTGAGTG TCTGGCTGCATATATGACTGAAGAGGAGGTACTTAAAGGAATTATATACCCTTCCATTTCAAg CATACGTGACATAACAAAACAAGTAGCTGCTGCGGTTATCACTGAAGCAATAGAAGAGGATTTAGCAGAAGGATACCGTGAAATGGATGCTCGTGAGCTTCGTAAGCTAAATAAg gATGAGCTTCTTTGCTACGTGGAGAACAGTATGTGGAATCCGGATTACCCAACGCTAATTTACAAaaaggattaa